From a region of the Chrysemys picta bellii isolate R12L10 chromosome 7, ASM1138683v2, whole genome shotgun sequence genome:
- the LOC112058813 gene encoding uncharacterized protein LOC112058813 yields the protein MQRTGSPITTETDIDLTAALLPSGGTRSHQHAIKTAVSETGALPVPGYEGPPSPAGCRCCSLAKLQTGPQPGAGCRLWNAPYPKLPPGSCPGKGFGQSTLPFSFGTSSAPPHRDPRLTLQPSELPTGPARLSSGPWGEPGRCGGLKGLDLELWEPPETKPGLEDGTAPPSALEKPPIREGCSPWAEARLCPMQPGRDVSPPESRCGVREEQDCAGVPPSAALGLSAGRAGTRRAEGAGRGRDPLTSETAAKPRRDGSIALSEGTRELVIGREGTRDIPHPVGSGLAPCAPPQPEPPSADPREEELPPEGPGRTEEEAVTSRPRGTELGKRPGTRSSVGSAGPGRESSQPVSQEPASQAQQIRDLGPAGASAPTKTSVEDAYGRLTKACGLSLLEELRRTFLDAEGGCFSLLDSGLVLGRVEEHAALGLAILPMRDGRKLATTLPNCSLFLYYALGRQFYVTEKLADRWFRARDRVTGESMLMKKVPVVSDWRKMLHNFLFLPPHPTLLVPYAVLYDRNGSILYLMEDRDVHAVGRPPEGPGLEGARALREVLNFLRFCKRHHFHPGDVGAASIYTAQGVCFDPSSLSSSEDPYAFRKSMRTCVRPLLAQHQGLAGLDSLVDSMCQYLEEEENPEPGDTPSRGSPK from the exons ATGCAGCGCACCGGGTCCCCCATCACCACGGAGACCGACATCGACCTCACCGCCGCGCTGCTGCCTTCGGGGGGGACGCGGAGCCATCAGCACGCCATCAAGACGGCCGTCAGCGAGACGGGGGCGCTGCCCGTGCCGGGCTACGAGGGGCCCCCCTCTCCCGCCGGCTGCCGCTGCTGCAGCCTCGCTAAGCTGCAGACGGGACCCCAGCCTGGCGCCGGCTGCCGACTCTGGAACGCCCCCTACCCCAAGCTGCCCCCGGGGTCCTGCCCGGGGAAGGGCTTTGGCCAGTCCACACTGCCGTTCAGCTTCGGGACCAGCTCTGCGCCCCCGCACCGAGACCCCCGCCTCACACTGCAGCCCAGCGAGCTGCCCACCGGGCCGGCCAGGCTGAGCAGCgggccttggggagagccagggagGTGCGGGGGCCTCAAAGGCCTGGATCTAGAGCTCTGGGAGCCCCCAGAGACCAAGCCAGGGCTGGAGGATGGGACGGCTCCCCCCTCGGCCTTGGAGAAGCCCCCCATCCGAGAAGGCTGCtccccctgggctgaggcgcggctcTGCCCCATGCAGCCGGGACGGGATGTCTCTCCACCAGAGAGTCGCTGTGGGGTCCGGGAAGAGCAGGACTGTGCGGGCGTCCCTCCCAGCGCAGCTCTTGGCCTCTCGGCGGGCAGGGCGGGCACACGCCGGGCTGAGGGCGCAGGCCGTGGGCGTGACCCCTTGACATCAGAAACAGCAGCCAAGCCGCGGCGGGACGGCAGCATCGCGCTGAGCGAGGGCACGAGGGAGCTGGTGATCGGCCGGGAAGGGACACGGGACATCCCCCATCCAGTGGGGAGCGGGCTGGCCCCGTGTGCcccccctcagccagagcccccctCAGCAGACCCACGGGAAGAGGAGCTGCCGCCGGAAGGTCCCGGCAGGACAGAGGAGGAGGCAGTTACAAGTCGGCCCCGGGGCACTGAGCTGGGGAAGCGGCCGGGGACCAGGAGCTCTGTTGGCTCAGCCGGCCCAGGCCGTGAAAGCAGCCAGCCCGTCTCCCAGGAGCCGGCCAGCCAGGCCCAGCAAATCAGGGACCTGGGGCCCGCGGGTGCCAGCGCTCCCACTAAGACGTCCGTGGAGGACGCCTACGGGAGGCTCACCAAGGCGTGCGGCCTGTCCCTCCTGGAGGAGCTGAGACGGACGTTCCTGGACGCCGAGGGCGGCTGCTTCTCGCTCCTGGATTCGGGCCTGGTCTTGGGACGAGTGGAGGAGCATGCGGCGCTGGGGCTGGCCATCCTGCCCATG CGGGATGGGCGGAAGCTGGCCACGACCCTGCCCAACTGCAGCCTCTTCCTGTACTACGCTCTGGGCCGGCAGTTCTACGTCACGGAGAAGCTGGCGGATCGCTGGTTCCGAGCGCGGGACCGGGTCACCGGGGAGAGCATGCTGATGAAAAAG GTGCCCGTGGTCTCCGACTGGAGGAAGATGTTACACAATTTCCTGttcctgccccctcaccccacgCTGCTGGTACCCTACGCCGTCCTGTACGACCGCAACGGCTCCATCCTCTACCTCATGGAGGACAGGGACGTGCACG cgGTGGGGCGGCCGCCCGAGGGGCCCGGCCTGGAGGGAGCTCGAGCCCTGCGGGAGGTGCTGAACTTCCTGCGGTTCTGCAAACGCCACCACTTCCACCCTGGGGACGTCGGCGCGGCCTCCATCTACACGGCCCAG GGCGTCTGCtttgaccccagcagcctgtccagCAGCGAGGACCCCTACGCCTTCCGGAAGAGCATGAGAACCTGCGTGCGCCCGCTGCTGGCCCAGCACCAG GGGCTCGCGGGCCTGGACTCCCTGGTGGACAGCATGTGCCAGTacctggaggaagaggagaaccCGGAGCCCGGCGACACGCCGAGCAGGGGCAGCCCCAAGTGA